From a single Nostoc sp. MS1 genomic region:
- a CDS encoding HAD family hydrolase, translating into MTASNPTILALDFDGVICDGLIEYFEVAWRTYCQIWSSANDTPPDDLALRFYRLRPVIETGWEMPVLIKALIDGYSDEQILQEWTSITPKILLDSKLQAKEIATKLDGLRDEWIDNDLDGWLSLHRFYQGIIEKLKITLASEVKLYIVTTKEGRFVKQLLQQEGIDLPPSAIFGKEVKRPKYEILRELIQAADHKPVSLWFVEDRLKTLQLVQQQTDLADVKLFLADWGYNTQAERKAAQTDPRIQLLSLSQFAKDFSGWV; encoded by the coding sequence ATGACCGCAAGTAATCCTACAATTTTAGCCCTGGACTTTGATGGAGTAATTTGCGACGGACTAATCGAGTATTTTGAGGTAGCCTGGCGTACTTATTGTCAAATTTGGTCATCAGCTAATGACACACCACCAGATGATTTAGCTTTAAGATTCTATCGTCTCCGTCCTGTCATTGAAACAGGTTGGGAAATGCCTGTTTTAATCAAAGCTTTAATAGACGGCTATTCTGATGAGCAGATTCTTCAAGAATGGACAAGCATTACCCCAAAAATTTTGTTAGATAGCAAGCTACAAGCAAAAGAAATTGCGACAAAATTGGATGGCTTGCGTGATGAGTGGATTGATAACGATTTAGATGGTTGGCTGAGTCTGCATAGATTTTATCAGGGCATAATCGAGAAACTTAAAATCACCCTTGCCAGTGAAGTTAAGTTGTATATTGTTACTACAAAAGAAGGACGTTTCGTTAAACAGCTATTGCAGCAAGAAGGTATAGATTTACCTCCATCCGCAATTTTTGGCAAAGAAGTAAAGCGTCCTAAATATGAAATTCTGCGTGAGTTAATTCAAGCAGCAGATCATAAACCCGTGAGTTTATGGTTTGTAGAAGATAGACTCAAGACATTACAGCTAGTCCAACAGCAAACAGACCTAGCAGATGTCAAGCTTTTCTTGGCAGACTGGGGCTATAATACCCAAGCAGAGAGAAAAGCCGCTCAAACCGATCCGCGAATCCAGTTATTGTCTCTGTCTCAATTTGCTAAAGATTTTTCAGGGTGGGTTTGA